The genomic stretch ATGTGTTCGCTCATCCATAGCGAGTTGTTTGAGAGTCCTGGTTGCTAGAAACGGTGCGGGCCTGGTCCCGTACGTCACCGTGGTTAGCTCATAGGTTTCGGCTTTCTTGCTGCTATCTGTACGCCATAAGATGCTTTGAAGCGGCCTGTCCGCTGCGTTAATTTCAATTTGCCTGAACATTTTCTCGACATCAGAAACTAACATGAATTGCTTCGTTCGACTCCGCAAAATAATCGATCGAAGATCCTCCTGTACTACCGGCCCCGTCAGTACATCATTTAGCGACACTCCGGTTGCCGTTTTACAAGACGCGTCGAATACTACCCTGACCTTAGTAGTAGTACTCTCTTGCTTAACCACCGGATGATGTGGTAAATAGCAGCGAGTTACTTGCTTTAGGGAACGCGCTTCTACCTTACGCATATGTCCCAGTTGTAGGTATTCCTCAATAAACTGATCGTATTGCTGCCGCAGCTCTACGTCTTTCAGTAACCTACGTTCTAATCCCAGCAGTCACCGAAATGCGATGTCCCTTGACTCGCCAATCTTTGCCAATGCGCCTTCAACCTTGGGTAGGGAAACTGTGTACCGACCATCGGATCCTCGTTCCACAGTTTGAGCAAACTGCTCCTCGCAGCGTAACTCTTCCGGAGAATAATTTGTGGAAGACCCAATCTCCTCACAGGACCAAAACCGACTTAATAATTCTTCCAGACCGATCGCCATATTGCAGGAAGTAACCGAACTATGCTGGAAATTATGACCGCCCCGGAAACTACCCATCCAAAGACTGACTCAGTAAGCATCGGGAGGTTTTAACCCAACCGAACCTCATTTCCGgtattgaaaaatgcaaaaaaatgctGTATGCCAAGCACCAAGTCGACCGCCTTCGATACGAAAAAGGCTGGGTTCGCTAGTTCGACACCTGTCGGGATTTTCCATCCAGCCAAATTCACATTTGTTGTTGGGAGATTTGCTGTGACTTTCGGTAACAGTAGGAATTCCGTCCTACGCGAGAATTCTGATACTCGAGACTTGATGGTAGTATTTGTCGTTTGTTTTACCCTGGAAGTAGATTCGCCAATTCCACATACTGCCACGTCGGACCTTCgacatttgagtttcattttctgCGCCAAACCTACTGTCATAAAATTGCATTCGGAACCGGAAACCAGCAAGGCTCGTGCTGGAAAACGAAAGCCTTGGTCGTCTTCCACCAAAACGACCGCTGTAGCTAGCAGCACGGATGATATTCGATGACCCGATACATTAGCAGACACTTGAGTAACCGATGTACTAGCCGCCTGAGTGAACACGTCCTTAGTTGTACCACTATCCTTGCCCACTCTTTCCTTAGCAGCATGATTGCTTTCAGCTCTGAAACACACCAAGGTGTGATGCCTTTCCTTGCAGATGCGGCATACGTATTTTGATGGACACTCCAGGGCCTTATGCCCTcttttaaaacaatttctaCACAGAGAGTGCGTACGAATTAATTTATCCCGAGCGGAAACCGTTAGCCGCTGAAACGCTGAGCATTGATACAACAGATGAGACTCTGAACACGCCACACATTTCTCAGTCGTATTTTGAGTTACGTTGTGGCTATGACGAGGTGGATTCAAAACCTTCCTGAACTGCCGCGAAAACTCTGCCTTAGTTTCCGTGGGCTTCGTTTGTAATGCACCAAGGACTCGTACTCTTCTTTGCAGAAACTCAGTTAAATCTTTCACCGTGTCATTCTCCTTCGTTGAGGAATATTCATCCCAGGCCCGTCTCGTTGCATTGTCTAATCGTGTGGATAAAATGTCCAACAGCAGCATATCCTTGTAATCTA from Wyeomyia smithii strain HCP4-BCI-WySm-NY-G18 chromosome 3, ASM2978416v1, whole genome shotgun sequence encodes the following:
- the LOC129728804 gene encoding uncharacterized protein LOC129728804; translation: MPSTTSSNSKKSPTLKTLQTKLKSYLNMFKDIGDGATREARRVVGEGDVIIEIEIHEDFTAEDETYIQQRSEFGNEYYEVKSVLLDKLKELEEHPPINASLRADDTTQQPTVEHVRLPQIKLQTFDGNIDEWLSFRDLYTSLIHWKADLPDVEKFHYLKGCLAGEAKALIDPLSITRANYQIAWDTLTKRYNDSKFLKRRQVQALFKLPSLTRESSAELQALLEGFERVVQTLDQLIQPVDYKDMLLLDILSTRLDNATRRAWDEYSSTKENDTVKDLTEFLQRRVRVLGALQTKPTETKAEFSRQFRKVLNPPRHSHNVTQNTTEKCVACSESHLLYQCSAFQRLTVSARDKLIRTHSLCRNCFKRGHKALECPSKYVCRICKERHHTLVCFRAESNHAAKERVGKDSGTTKDVFTQAASTSVTQVSANVSGHRISSVLLATAVVLVEDDQGFRFPARALLVSGSECNFMTVGLAQKMKLKCRRSDVAVCGIGESTSRVKQTTNTTIKSRVSEFSRRTEFLLLPKVTANLPTTNVNLAGWKIPTGVELANPAFFVSKAVDLVLGIQHFFAFFNTGNEVRLG